In Arcobacter ellisii, a genomic segment contains:
- a CDS encoding sensor domain-containing protein, with amino-acid sequence MEKNNSYFEAVFDTISEPIFLMEGQTFIDGNSSALSLFDINSKDELLLLHPSRLSPKYQPDGELSLVKANKMIELCYKNGEHTFEWLAKTFNNKIFLLEVNLKKIIIDGKEIIINKLKSFDEKKNLVIEQKENSLKQINERLLINNENNENLFESILLLEEYKRALDASSVVSKTDLYGIITYVNDKFCEVSGYEREELIGQNHNIIRHPDIQKEFFKQLWETIRNKKIFKGIIKNRKKNGQGYYVDSTIIPILDKNNEILEYIAIRNDVTSLFEKDELIYEQFTDELTSLPNRQKLLKDLKTCINPKLAIINIDRFKDINSSYGMEVGDRILKEFAKKLLIFKSINLNIYRISGDIFAFMAFGNFKIEELYKTCSNLNILCDREGFVIDDNSFDISFTIGMADCDEKLLTHAEIALYWAKKINIDIGIFDEEMPIYKELKGNIELTKDIKQALKDDNILMYAQKIIDNKSSDVKYEILMRMKLSDKRVLSPFVFLEHAKRARLYPLMTKKIIEKACEYFEDKEMIFSINLMIEDIKNEKTVDFLFTKLIETNLANRVILEIVESEGIEKFEEVGDFIKKAKALGCKVAIDDFGTGYSNFEYIIKLNVDFIKIDGSLIKNIHIDDNVRLTVSTIVNFAKVLGIQTVAEYVHCQEVQDVVESLGIDFSQGYLFHEPEHLL; translated from the coding sequence ATGGAAAAAAATAATTCTTATTTTGAAGCTGTTTTTGACACTATTTCTGAACCTATTTTTCTAATGGAGGGACAAACATTTATTGATGGTAATTCCTCAGCTCTTAGTCTATTTGATATAAATTCTAAAGATGAACTTCTTTTATTACATCCTTCACGATTATCTCCAAAATATCAACCTGATGGTGAATTATCCCTTGTAAAAGCAAATAAAATGATTGAGCTTTGTTATAAAAATGGTGAACATACTTTTGAATGGTTAGCCAAAACATTTAACAATAAGATTTTTCTTTTAGAGGTTAATTTAAAAAAGATAATTATTGATGGTAAAGAAATTATTATAAATAAGTTAAAAAGTTTTGATGAAAAAAAGAATTTAGTTATTGAACAAAAAGAAAATAGTCTGAAACAAATAAATGAGAGATTATTAATAAATAACGAAAATAATGAAAATTTATTTGAATCAATACTTTTGTTAGAAGAGTATAAAAGAGCATTAGATGCAAGTTCTGTTGTTTCTAAAACAGATTTATATGGAATTATTACTTATGTAAATGATAAATTTTGTGAGGTATCAGGTTATGAAAGAGAAGAATTAATTGGACAAAATCATAATATTATTAGACATCCTGATATTCAAAAAGAGTTTTTCAAACAATTATGGGAAACAATAAGAAATAAAAAAATATTTAAAGGAATAATAAAAAATAGAAAAAAAAATGGACAAGGATATTATGTTGATTCAACAATTATTCCTATTCTTGATAAAAATAATGAAATTCTTGAATATATAGCAATTAGAAATGATGTTACATCTTTATTTGAAAAAGATGAACTAATTTATGAACAATTTACTGATGAATTAACCTCTTTACCAAATAGACAAAAACTTTTAAAAGATTTAAAAACTTGCATTAATCCAAAACTTGCAATTATAAATATCGATAGATTTAAAGATATAAATAGTTCTTATGGTATGGAAGTTGGGGATAGAATATTAAAAGAGTTTGCTAAAAAATTACTAATATTTAAAAGTATAAATCTAAATATTTATAGAATTTCAGGTGATATATTTGCTTTTATGGCATTTGGAAATTTTAAAATTGAAGAGTTATACAAAACTTGTTCAAATCTTAATATTTTATGTGATAGAGAAGGTTTTGTTATTGATGATAATAGTTTTGATATCTCTTTTACAATTGGAATGGCTGATTGTGATGAAAAATTATTAACTCATGCAGAAATTGCACTTTATTGGGCAAAAAAGATTAATATTGATATAGGAATTTTTGATGAAGAGATGCCTATATATAAAGAATTAAAAGGAAATATAGAGTTAACAAAAGATATAAAACAAGCTTTAAAAGATGACAATATTTTGATGTATGCTCAAAAAATTATTGATAATAAATCAAGTGATGTAAAATATGAAATATTAATGAGAATGAAATTATCTGATAAAAGAGTTCTTTCGCCATTTGTATTTTTAGAACATGCAAAAAGAGCAAGACTTTATCCTTTGATGACAAAAAAAATTATAGAAAAAGCTTGTGAATATTTTGAAGATAAAGAGATGATTTTTTCTATAAATTTGATGATAGAAGATATAAAAAATGAAAAAACAGTAGATTTTTTATTTACAAAATTAATAGAAACAAATCTTGCAAATAGAGTTATTTTAGAAATAGTTGAATCAGAAGGAATTGAAAAATTTGAAGAAGTTGGAGATTTTATAAAAAAAGCAAAAGCCCTTGGTTGTAAAGTTGCGATTGATGATTTTGGAACGGGATATTCAAATTTTGAATATATAATAAAACTAAATGTAGATTTTATAAAAATTGATGGTTCGTTGATTAAAAATATTCATATAGATGACAATGTTAGATTAACAGTTTCAACAATAGTAAATTTTGCAAAAGTTCTTGGTATTCAAACTGTTGCTGAGTATGTACATTGTCAAGAAGTTCAAGATGTAGTTGAATCATTAGGAATAGATTTCTCACAAGGATATCTATTCCATGAACCTGAACATCTGCTTTGA
- a CDS encoding RidA family protein, producing the protein MKTIISTPNAPSAIGPYNQATAFDKLIFTSGQIALNPQTMEIVEGGVQEQTKQVMENLKAVLEEAGSSFENVLKTTCYLSDMDNFVAFNEIYGQYFKGETAPARSTVAVKTLPKNVLVEVDTIAFKN; encoded by the coding sequence ATGAAAACTATAATTTCAACACCAAATGCACCAAGTGCAATAGGCCCATACAATCAAGCAACAGCATTTGATAAACTAATTTTTACATCTGGTCAAATTGCTTTAAATCCACAAACTATGGAAATAGTAGAAGGTGGAGTTCAAGAACAAACTAAACAAGTTATGGAAAATCTAAAAGCTGTTTTAGAAGAAGCAGGAAGTTCTTTTGAAAATGTTTTAAAAACGACTTGTTATTTATCAGATATGGATAACTTCGTAGCTTTTAATGAAATCTATGGACAATATTTCAAAGGTGAAACTGCACCTGCAAGAAGTACTGTTGCTGTTAAAACTTTACCAAAAAATGTTTTAGTTGAAGTAGATACAATCGCTTTTAAAAACTAG
- a CDS encoding NUDIX hydrolase encodes MNTSLEKIGCFNTVLDPYNGITIDKKDLPKTKEEFELNLDFLVSEVENKRNLIWIYIDIKKSDFIPIAVNRGFVFHSCDEDYLLIVKRLKENAVIPTCANHTLGVGAVVINDNNEILVIKEKILNLGYKLPGGHIDNAEMISTAVAREVFEETGVIVEFESIISLGHFFPHQFHKSNLYIICTANPKTYEINIQDTNEILDAKWIDVKRYLEDETVLAYSKAVVFAALEYKGFIRANHEVLCHIKKDFELFFPSESKNLV; translated from the coding sequence ATGAATACAAGTTTAGAAAAAATAGGGTGCTTTAATACTGTACTTGACCCTTATAATGGAATAACAATAGATAAAAAAGATTTACCAAAAACAAAAGAAGAGTTTGAATTAAATCTTGATTTTTTAGTTAGTGAAGTTGAAAATAAAAGAAATTTAATTTGGATTTATATAGATATAAAAAAATCTGATTTTATACCAATAGCTGTAAATAGAGGTTTTGTATTTCACTCATGTGATGAAGATTATTTATTGATTGTTAAAAGATTAAAAGAAAATGCCGTAATCCCAACTTGTGCCAATCACACTTTAGGAGTTGGAGCAGTTGTAATAAATGATAATAATGAAATTTTAGTAATAAAAGAAAAGATTTTAAATTTGGGTTACAAACTTCCAGGTGGTCATATTGATAATGCTGAGATGATTTCAACAGCAGTTGCAAGGGAAGTTTTTGAAGAGACAGGAGTTATTGTAGAGTTTGAATCAATTATCTCTTTGGGACATTTTTTTCCCCACCAATTTCACAAATCAAATTTATATATTATCTGCACTGCTAATCCAAAAACTTATGAAATAAATATCCAAGATACAAATGAAATTCTTGATGCAAAATGGATAGATGTAAAAAGATATTTGGAAGATGAAACTGTACTTGCTTACTCAAAAGCTGTCGTTTTTGCAGCTCTTGAATATAAAGGATTTATCAGAGCAAATCATGAAGTTTTATGTCATATCAAAAAAGATTTTGAACTATTTTTCCCAAGCGAAAGTAAGAACCTTGTATAA
- a CDS encoding AraC family transcriptional regulator: MKKSTYEKRAKIANDVMNYIYKYIDTNINIDELSLELNISKFHLHRIFKEEFGKNIYESIKAIRLEKAANLLITNKYSTITDISKMTGYSSQTSFLRAFKERFLMTPKDWKNGGYKEYSNKIVEKISTNNERINFSKIEPSIVKMPEIKGYYIRHKGYDRTIKKTWQKLQTWIYTNDIKEYKQMALHHDNPIITPLEECQYIAIVVLENEEEQLKDLSLPTLIVPKGIYAKFSLSGKYGDVIKLIQWVYHTWLIESGYETTPSPSYTIYQKNHFLNSEEEFILDYYLPIRYV; this comes from the coding sequence ATGAAAAAATCAACTTATGAAAAACGAGCAAAAATTGCAAATGATGTGATGAACTATATTTATAAATATATTGATACAAATATAAATATAGATGAGTTAAGTTTGGAATTAAATATTAGTAAATTTCATCTTCATAGAATTTTTAAAGAAGAGTTTGGAAAAAATATTTATGAGAGTATAAAAGCAATTAGACTTGAAAAAGCTGCAAATTTATTAATAACAAATAAATATTCAACTATTACAGATATTTCAAAAATGACAGGATATAGTTCCCAAACCTCTTTTTTACGAGCATTTAAAGAAAGATTTTTGATGACTCCAAAAGATTGGAAAAATGGAGGTTATAAAGAGTATTCAAATAAAATAGTTGAAAAAATCTCTACAAACAATGAAAGAATAAATTTTTCAAAAATTGAACCAAGTATAGTAAAAATGCCCGAAATAAAAGGTTATTATATAAGACACAAAGGTTATGACAGAACTATTAAAAAAACTTGGCAAAAACTTCAAACTTGGATTTATACAAATGATATAAAAGAGTACAAACAAATGGCATTACATCATGATAATCCAATTATTACTCCACTTGAAGAGTGCCAATATATTGCCATTGTTGTTTTAGAAAATGAAGAAGAACAATTAAAAGATTTATCACTTCCAACTTTGATAGTTCCAAAAGGAATTTATGCAAAATTCTCTTTAAGTGGAAAATATGGAGATGTTATAAAACTTATTCAATGGGTTTATCACACTTGGTTAATAGAAAGTGGTTATGAAACAACACCAAGTCCTTCATATACAATTTATCAAAAAAACCATTTTTTAAACAGTGAAGAAGAGTTTATCTTGGATTATTATTTACCAATTCGTTATGTTTAA
- a CDS encoding PLP-dependent aminotransferase family protein: MKRSFIREILEAIDEETISFAGGLPSENLFPCEDIKTATLKAMENPKIYQYGISNGINELRAQIAQRYTNEGFPTTKDNILITTGSQQAMYILAKYFEGKNITIEEPSYLGAMNIFRLNHLNMQGVKLENDGVNIEAFEKSFKDTKLTYIIPDFQNPSATTYSDEKREGIAKIIKKYDGILIEDSPYGELFFDKKNVSISSKLPKNSFHLGSFSKTLVPSLRIGWIRADEELLKSLMIIKESIDLHSCGISQYILTEYLKDEQKYEKHLQEIRDDYSKKANFFSEQLNLIMPEFKHEKPKGGMFLYGAFEDEIDTFALVQECLKKKVVYVPGNQFYIDKVPNGEIRFNYTHSSFEQIEKGIKLIKSCL; encoded by the coding sequence ATGAAAAGATCATTTATTCGAGAAATCCTTGAAGCAATCGACGAAGAGACTATCTCTTTTGCAGGAGGACTTCCAAGTGAAAATCTATTTCCATGTGAAGATATAAAAACTGCAACTTTAAAAGCTATGGAAAATCCCAAAATATACCAATATGGAATTAGTAATGGTATAAATGAATTAAGAGCACAAATAGCGCAGCGTTATACAAATGAAGGATTTCCTACAACAAAAGATAATATTTTAATAACAACAGGAAGCCAACAAGCTATGTATATTTTGGCAAAATATTTTGAAGGTAAAAACATAACTATAGAAGAACCTTCATATTTAGGAGCTATGAATATATTTAGATTAAATCACTTAAATATGCAAGGAGTAAAACTTGAAAATGATGGAGTTAATATAGAAGCTTTTGAAAAAAGTTTCAAAGATACAAAATTAACTTATATAATTCCAGATTTTCAAAATCCAAGTGCAACAACTTATAGTGATGAAAAAAGAGAAGGAATAGCAAAAATCATAAAAAAATATGATGGAATTTTAATAGAAGACTCACCTTATGGTGAACTATTTTTTGATAAAAAAAATGTTTCTATTAGTTCTAAACTTCCAAAAAACTCTTTTCATTTGGGAAGTTTTTCAAAAACATTAGTTCCAAGTCTTAGAATTGGTTGGATTAGAGCTGATGAAGAGTTATTAAAATCATTGATGATAATTAAAGAGAGTATTGATTTACACTCTTGTGGAATTTCTCAATATATTTTGACTGAATATTTAAAAGATGAACAAAAATATGAAAAACATCTTCAAGAAATAAGAGATGATTATTCTAAAAAAGCTAACTTTTTTTCAGAGCAATTAAATCTTATTATGCCTGAGTTTAAACATGAAAAACCAAAAGGGGGAATGTTTTTATATGGAGCTTTTGAAGATGAAATTGATACTTTTGCACTTGTTCAAGAGTGTTTAAAAAAGAAAGTTGTTTATGTTCCTGGAAATCAATTTTATATAGATAAAGTTCCAAATGGAGAGATTAGATTTAACTATACTCATTCATCTTTTGAACAAATTGAAAAAGGTATAAAACTTATTAAAAGTTGTCTATAA
- a CDS encoding OprD family outer membrane porin: MRKITHLGITTSLMLLSTQAFSADTLAKAFEEGKVSGEIKSQYFQKEVADKKVSIWTNGGNLSYVTGDFYGFNAGVTVQASTVTADDLDNAPTAYDKDQNVSGAILSQAYIQYTKNNSSVKVGRQYISTPLLEGSGSRIFKEAFEGVIVTNNDISDTTILAAFVDKEQYRTKIASGGTEVKDVSDFEQIQDGAYTLYVNNKSITNLNLDAQYLQIDSNTTNKDDTKAFYVTTAYDIKPFTIAFQTYQTDNGEDTNSRGKAYGINLTSKLDKLSLGAAYTTIDDSGDIVAGIGNGADYLYTASWIYGGIYEADTDAYKLSAGYEIIDDLTFEIMHSAWKTGTQERASETDYVTTYAFDKNLSTTFVFATYDKLADESYRSRVYLSYKF, from the coding sequence ATGAGAAAAATAACACATCTAGGAATTACAACAAGTTTAATGCTTTTATCTACACAAGCATTTAGTGCAGATACTCTGGCAAAGGCTTTTGAAGAGGGAAAAGTAAGTGGTGAAATAAAATCTCAATATTTTCAAAAAGAAGTAGCTGATAAAAAAGTTAGTATTTGGACAAATGGTGGAAATTTATCATATGTGACAGGTGATTTTTATGGATTTAACGCAGGAGTTACAGTTCAAGCGTCAACAGTTACTGCTGATGATTTAGATAATGCACCAACAGCTTATGATAAAGACCAAAATGTATCAGGAGCTATTTTATCACAAGCATATATTCAATATACAAAAAATAACTCATCTGTAAAAGTTGGTAGACAATATATTTCAACACCACTTTTAGAAGGTTCTGGTTCAAGAATATTTAAAGAGGCATTTGAAGGAGTTATTGTTACAAATAATGATATTTCAGATACAACAATCTTAGCAGCTTTTGTGGATAAAGAACAATATAGAACAAAAATTGCAAGTGGTGGAACTGAAGTAAAAGATGTTTCTGATTTTGAACAAATTCAAGATGGAGCTTATACTTTATATGTAAATAATAAATCAATAACTAATCTAAATCTTGATGCTCAATATCTTCAAATAGATAGTAATACAACAAACAAAGATGATACAAAAGCATTTTATGTGACAACAGCATATGATATTAAACCTTTTACAATTGCATTTCAAACTTATCAAACAGATAATGGAGAAGATACAAATTCAAGAGGTAAAGCTTATGGTATAAATCTTACTTCTAAACTAGATAAATTATCGTTAGGTGCAGCTTATACAACAATTGATGATAGTGGAGATATTGTTGCTGGAATAGGAAATGGTGCAGATTATTTATATACGGCATCTTGGATTTATGGGGGGATTTATGAGGCCGATACAGATGCCTATAAATTATCAGCTGGATATGAGATTATTGATGATTTAACATTTGAAATAATGCATTCAGCTTGGAAAACAGGAACTCAAGAAAGAGCTTCTGAAACTGATTATGTAACAACTTATGCTTTTGATAAAAATTTATCAACAACTTTTGTATTTGCAACTTATGATAAATTAGCAGATGAGAGTTATAGATCAAGAGTTTACCTATCTTATAAATTCTAA
- a CDS encoding DedA family protein: MLANIINFIVETVGSLGYAGIFIMMFLESSFFPFPSEVVMIPAGYLAYKGEMNMYLVILMGILGSLAGALFNYYLAIKLGRKVLIKYGKYFFVKEETIVKMENFFKAHGHISTFSGRLIPVIRQYISFPAGLAKMNLFVFCLYTSFGAGIWVVILAMLGYFLGDNEGLIKEYLHYIIIILLLLVSILCFFYYKRAKKAKII, encoded by the coding sequence TTGTTAGCTAATATAATCAATTTTATAGTTGAAACTGTTGGAAGTTTAGGCTATGCAGGTATTTTTATTATGATGTTTTTAGAGAGTTCTTTTTTCCCTTTTCCTTCTGAAGTTGTAATGATACCAGCAGGTTATTTGGCATATAAGGGTGAAATGAATATGTACTTAGTTATTCTAATGGGAATCTTAGGTTCACTTGCAGGAGCTTTATTTAATTACTATTTAGCAATAAAATTAGGAAGAAAAGTTCTAATTAAATATGGAAAATATTTTTTTGTTAAAGAAGAAACTATTGTAAAAATGGAAAACTTTTTCAAAGCTCATGGGCATATTTCAACTTTTTCAGGAAGATTAATACCTGTTATTAGACAATATATCTCTTTTCCTGCTGGATTAGCAAAAATGAATCTTTTTGTATTTTGTTTATATACAAGTTTTGGTGCAGGAATTTGGGTTGTAATTTTAGCAATGCTAGGTTATTTCTTAGGTGATAACGAAGGTTTGATTAAAGAGTATTTACACTATATTATCATCATACTTCTACTTTTAGTTTCAATTTTGTGCTTCTTTTATTACAAAAGAGCAAAAAAAGCAAAAATTATATAG
- the rplS gene encoding 50S ribosomal protein L19 has translation MKNRYIASFEAAQIAEKQIPQFKAGDTVRLGVEIKEGEKKRIQLFEGIVIARSGNGVDATFTVRKIGANSIGVERIFPLYSESLKSFEVVRKGRVRRAKLHFLRGLKGKAARIKELKK, from the coding sequence ATGAAAAATAGATACATTGCGAGCTTCGAAGCAGCGCAAATTGCAGAAAAACAAATTCCTCAATTCAAAGCAGGAGATACTGTAAGACTTGGTGTTGAAATTAAAGAAGGTGAGAAAAAAAGAATTCAGCTTTTTGAAGGTATTGTTATTGCTAGAAGTGGAAATGGTGTAGATGCTACTTTCACAGTTAGAAAAATCGGTGCAAATTCAATTGGTGTAGAAAGAATTTTCCCATTATATTCTGAATCTTTAAAATCTTTTGAAGTTGTAAGAAAAGGAAGAGTAAGAAGAGCTAAACTTCACTTCTTAAGAGGATTAAAAGGTAAAGCTGCAAGAATTAAAGAGTTAAAAAAATAG
- the trmD gene encoding tRNA (guanosine(37)-N1)-methyltransferase TrmD, with product MKFTFVTLFPNLIEPYFQDSILKRAVESNFISYEFYNPRDFTTNKHKKVDDQMVGGGAGMLLFCQPLFDCLDEIKKKNEDAYIIFPLAAAKPFKQNDAKRLAKKKNIVFVSGRYEGIDERVIEKYANEVFSIGEYILTGGELASTVMADAISRNVDNVLGNADSLDVESYENNLLEAPSFTKPENFQNLSVVKEFLKGNHIKIADLKTNLAICKTKYFRPGLVTNKKFK from the coding sequence TTGAAATTTACATTTGTTACACTTTTCCCTAATCTAATAGAACCATATTTTCAAGATTCTATTTTAAAAAGAGCAGTTGAATCAAATTTTATATCTTATGAGTTTTATAATCCAAGAGATTTTACAACTAATAAACATAAAAAAGTTGATGACCAAATGGTAGGTGGAGGAGCAGGAATGCTTCTTTTTTGTCAACCATTATTTGATTGTTTAGATGAAATAAAAAAGAAAAATGAAGATGCTTATATTATTTTCCCACTAGCTGCTGCAAAACCATTTAAACAAAATGATGCAAAAAGATTAGCAAAGAAAAAAAATATTGTATTTGTAAGTGGAAGATATGAAGGAATTGATGAAAGAGTTATTGAAAAATATGCAAATGAAGTATTTAGTATTGGAGAATATATTTTAACAGGAGGAGAATTAGCTTCTACAGTAATGGCAGATGCAATTTCTAGAAATGTTGATAATGTCCTTGGAAATGCTGATTCTTTAGATGTTGAAAGCTATGAAAACAATTTACTTGAAGCACCTTCTTTTACAAAACCTGAAAATTTTCAAAATTTAAGTGTTGTTAAAGAATTTTTAAAGGGAAATCATATTAAAATTGCCGACCTAAAAACCAATCTGGCTATTTGCAAAACAAAATACTTTAGACCAGGTTTAGTTACAAACAAAAAATTTAAATAA
- the metE gene encoding 5-methyltetrahydropteroyltriglutamate--homocysteine S-methyltransferase — translation MQKNYVIGFPRIGEKRELKKVLEKYWSKQTDFNEVKYVAEQLKKRHWNYQKEAKIEFISSNDFSYYDNMLDTSILLGAIPKRFENLKDEELYFAMARGNETSVAMEMTKWFNTNYHYIVPEISKDTTFRLNSKKVIEEYKEARELGIKTKINLIGAITYLGLSKSVDNSDVFLHINKVIEVYKELLEEISKLDDEIVVQFDEPLFVKDLDTKVLSLIKPVYDALTLVAPNIKIVITTYFEHSNEATKILVNTPIWALGLDFIHGAKNFEALEFIKNSNKVLIAGVIDGRNIWKSNFKDKVELLEKISKNVNKENIIVGTSCSLLHVPFTLNYEEKLDKEIKSWLAFANEKLKELSLVSKQFFDFKLNLEELSIIKRNIEDNNQRKISSKIHNKEIQDEIKNLKIFERVDKFQDRIKIQREFFKYDFLTTTTIGSFPQTPEIRENRKQYKANAISKEQYENEIKKYIDDCVAFQDEIGLDVLVHGEPERNDMVEYFGELMDGFAFTQNAWVQSYGSRCVKPPLIYGDVSRPNPMTVEWIKYAQSKTKKVMKGMLTGPVTILNWSFVRDDISRNEVAKQIAFAINKEVNDLQNAGIKMIQVDEAAFKEGYPLRAENIKAYENWAVDNFKLSVSCAKADTQIHTHMCYSEFNDIIKTIEAMDADVISIETARSGNRLLKIFKEVAYKQEIGPGIYDIHSPRVPSVEEMVTQIEALIEVLPKEQLWINPDCGLKTRKWPEVKQSLKNMVEAVKIVKEKTC, via the coding sequence ATGCAAAAAAATTATGTGATAGGATTTCCAAGAATTGGAGAAAAAAGAGAACTTAAAAAAGTTTTAGAAAAATATTGGTCAAAACAAACAGATTTTAATGAAGTAAAATATGTAGCTGAACAACTTAAAAAAAGACATTGGAATTATCAAAAAGAGGCAAAAATTGAGTTTATTTCTTCAAATGACTTTTCATATTATGACAATATGTTAGATACATCTATTTTATTAGGAGCCATTCCAAAAAGATTTGAAAATCTAAAAGATGAAGAGTTATATTTTGCAATGGCAAGAGGAAATGAAACAAGTGTAGCAATGGAAATGACAAAATGGTTTAATACAAACTATCATTATATTGTTCCAGAAATTTCAAAAGATACAACATTTAGATTAAATAGTAAAAAAGTAATTGAAGAATATAAAGAAGCACGTGAATTAGGGATAAAAACAAAAATAAATCTAATTGGAGCAATTACATATTTAGGTTTATCAAAAAGTGTTGATAATAGTGATGTTTTTTTACATATAAATAAAGTAATTGAAGTTTATAAAGAGTTATTAGAAGAGATTTCAAAACTTGATGATGAAATTGTAGTTCAATTTGATGAACCATTATTTGTAAAAGATTTAGATACAAAAGTTTTATCTTTAATCAAACCAGTTTATGATGCCCTAACTTTGGTTGCACCAAACATTAAAATCGTTATAACAACATATTTTGAACATTCAAATGAAGCTACAAAAATATTAGTTAATACTCCAATTTGGGCTTTAGGTTTGGATTTTATTCATGGAGCTAAAAACTTTGAAGCTTTAGAGTTTATAAAAAACTCAAATAAAGTTTTAATTGCTGGAGTAATAGATGGAAGAAATATTTGGAAAAGTAATTTTAAAGATAAAGTAGAATTACTTGAAAAAATCTCAAAAAATGTAAATAAAGAAAATATAATAGTTGGAACTTCTTGTTCACTTTTACATGTTCCATTTACTTTAAATTATGAAGAGAAATTGGATAAAGAGATAAAATCTTGGTTAGCTTTTGCAAATGAAAAATTAAAAGAGTTATCACTTGTATCTAAACAATTTTTTGATTTCAAACTAAATTTAGAAGAGTTATCAATTATAAAAAGAAATATTGAAGATAATAATCAAAGAAAAATCTCTTCTAAAATTCATAATAAAGAAATTCAAGATGAAATAAAAAATCTTAAAATTTTTGAAAGAGTTGATAAATTCCAAGATAGAATCAAAATTCAAAGAGAATTTTTCAAATATGATTTTTTAACAACTACAACTATTGGTTCATTCCCTCAAACACCTGAAATTAGAGAAAATAGAAAACAATATAAAGCAAATGCTATTTCAAAAGAACAATATGAAAATGAAATCAAAAAATATATTGATGATTGTGTAGCTTTTCAAGATGAAATTGGACTTGATGTTTTAGTTCACGGAGAACCAGAAAGAAATGATATGGTTGAATATTTTGGTGAATTGATGGATGGTTTTGCCTTTACACAAAATGCTTGGGTTCAATCTTATGGTAGTCGTTGTGTAAAACCACCTTTAATTTATGGTGATGTTTCAAGACCTAATCCAATGACTGTTGAGTGGATTAAATATGCTCAAAGTAAAACTAAAAAAGTTATGAAAGGGATGTTAACAGGACCAGTTACTATTTTAAATTGGTCATTTGTAAGAGATGATATATCAAGAAATGAAGTTGCAAAGCAAATTGCATTTGCTATAAATAAAGAAGTAAATGATTTACAAAATGCTGGAATAAAAATGATTCAAGTTGATGAAGCAGCATTTAAAGAAGGTTATCCATTAAGAGCTGAAAATATAAAAGCTTATGAAAACTGGGCAGTTGATAATTTCAAATTAAGTGTTAGTTGTGCAAAAGCAGACACTCAAATTCATACACACATGTGTTATAGCGAATTTAATGACATCATTAAAACTATTGAAGCTATGGATGCTGATGTAATTTCAATTGAAACTGCACGTAGTGGAAATAGACTTTTAAAGATTTTTAAAGAAGTAGCTTATAAACAAGAAATTGGTCCTGGAATTTATGATATTCATAGCCCAAGAGTTCCAAGTGTTGAAGAGATGGTAACACAAATTGAAGCTTTAATCGAAGTTTTACCAAAAGAGCAATTATGGATAAATCCTGATTGTGGATTAAAAACTAGAAAATGGCCAGAAGTTAAACAGAGTTTAAAAAATATGGTTGAAGCAGTAAAAATTG